Below is a window of Yersinia kristensenii DNA.
TGGCAAAACAAGTGGGTAACCAAACCAGCGGTGATACGGAATTGAACCTCAGCCACATCCTGATCCCATTACCTGAAAACCCGTCGCAACAACAGGTTGATCAGGCTGAAGATGTGGCTAACAAATTGGTCTCTGACATCAAAGGCGGGGCTGATTTTGGTAAATTGGCTATCGCCAACTCAGCTGACTCTCAGGCGCTGAAAGGCGGCCAGATGGGCTGGGGTAAATTGCAGGAATTGCCTTCTTTGTTTGCGGAAAGACTGCAATCAGCTAACAAAGGTGATGTTGTTGGCCCAATCCGTTCCGGTGTCGGCTTCCATATTCTGAAAGTGAATGATATCCGTGGTGGTGATAACACGGTTTCTGTTACCGAAGTTCACGCCCGCCACATTTTGCTAAAACCGTCACCGGTCATGACTGACGATCAGGCCCGTGCCAAGTTAGCGGCTGCGGCTGCGGATATTAAGAGCGGGAAAACCGACTTCGCCACTATCGCCAAAGAAATTTCTCAGGATCCGGGTTCTGCTATGCAAGGTGGTGATTTGGGTTGGGCTTCGCCAGACATCTATGATCCCGCATTCCGTGATGCACTGATGAAACTGAAAAAAGGCGAAATCAGCACACCGGTTCATTCTTCTTTCGGCTGGCATTTAATTCAGGTTGTTGATACCCGTCAGGTAGACAAAACTGATGCAGCACAGAAAGATCGGGCGTACCGTATGCTCTTTAGCCGTAAGTTTGCAGAAGAAGCTCAAACCTGGATGCAAGAGCAACGCGCCGCAGCTTATGTGAAAATTCTTGATGGTAGTGATGCAAAAACACAATAATCGGATTGTTATCACCCCCGGCGAGCCTGCCGGGGTTGGGCCGGATTTAGTCGTCGCCTTAGCACAGCAGGATTGGCCTGTTGAGCTGGTGGTGTGCGCTGATCCGGCCTTGCTACTTGCTCGCGCCAACCAACTTAACCTGCCATTGCAGCTCCGTGAATATCAGCAAGATCAATCCGCATTGGCGCAACAAGCTGGCACTCTGACTATCTTGCCAGTGAAAATTGCCGCTGAGGTGATCCCCGGTCAGCTTGATATCAAAAACAGCCACTATGTGGTGGAGACACTGGCTAAAGCCTGTG
It encodes the following:
- the surA gene encoding peptidylprolyl isomerase SurA; its protein translation is MKNWRTLILGLVVCANTAFAAPQEVDKVAAVVDNGVVLQSDVDGLLQSVKLNAQQAGQEVPDDATLRHQILERLIMDNIQLQMAKKMGITISDEALDKAIADIAAQNRMTPDQMRSRLAADGLNYDTYREQIRKEMLTSEVRNNEVRRRITILPQEVEALAKQVGNQTSGDTELNLSHILIPLPENPSQQQVDQAEDVANKLVSDIKGGADFGKLAIANSADSQALKGGQMGWGKLQELPSLFAERLQSANKGDVVGPIRSGVGFHILKVNDIRGGDNTVSVTEVHARHILLKPSPVMTDDQARAKLAAAAADIKSGKTDFATIAKEISQDPGSAMQGGDLGWASPDIYDPAFRDALMKLKKGEISTPVHSSFGWHLIQVVDTRQVDKTDAAQKDRAYRMLFSRKFAEEAQTWMQEQRAAAYVKILDGSDAKTQ